In the Penaeus chinensis breed Huanghai No. 1 chromosome 31, ASM1920278v2, whole genome shotgun sequence genome, one interval contains:
- the LOC125041625 gene encoding uncharacterized protein LOC125041625 isoform X1, which translates to MAVRWSSENVVAEHRDLQATAMALDWRGDYTLLAGRRNLALISLDKPLEIVKRVNRTQQKYDVTAAEWNPKQALGHTFVIASGEKAEICQWTEGSLNGMTTLRAHTRTITDINWHRFDPHLLVTCSIDTFVHIWDTRETRKPIASLSAIAGASQVKWNKLNPHILASGHDCDVRVWDHRKPGQPMQYIAAHLSKIQGLDWSPNHENHLVTSSNDCTVKFFDILNPRKAENFINTLSPVWRARYTPFGEGVVAVVVPQLRRGENSLRLWSVTDMSSPVHTFVGHSDVVLEFEWRQNLSNPGDYQLVTWARDHSLRIWKIDHQLQKLCGHEMEEEVMLTERTDSDYTSDTTPTPGPEPNDVDGDGERRDLVLTNSDTHQTEADNSAIDGCEPDRSINSNKFNLNGTNKNTQEAARGTPQKSEIVLAETVSPEASQTLVSVATPSPSHQVSNFTSTLPAANKASTSVVGLSSTLPAGSSLTVGQPMTLQQEFSLLNTSLDNNQVNSVEVVNEVEEAESREIKISQEGREIDGLDKEEEISSGRDCSGLVEEPCHLSGDYVILKKEDSELVECGREEEVDSIMRGAERMTQDPGGLVEGDNLKGANLVEQVSYVKEGETSVNDATSGQNCIDLENSSALVHTVVDFVKELDSDDDERQFTACDLNSLTAEENKQSEHEEMEDAENRESLFEFRSVEVMHEGQEVSAASDGDLKSLTVSYLLELENGKREPLVASNRGYPNNHIIKIKSYTDDLGEATDKESHKYSMGEEPALRIRFSSESEMTTLEHVVKQSERMRVSPQNLEGWLVDNSDMISLVPITEAASLKEVDMGKEEAVIHIVECEGGLEANEIPAPSTLLTGEDVASTGASTLGEAEVVSEQVMDTSPLMLSLPLVTAQTTMSAAVMEGSILIKGSKNESLQVSAKLVYLPDCEENNLGPPEEACASLAPQLLEGGVLVLGDNIIMLSNQLYLTHVELVAAEGDTHTQISISLPTDPVENYHEKKVNFVLISLGSEQNLVMASAPCTPQKLVRLLQDDRISVRNAPHSDEPGIFQCDKCDKSYKVRSSLNSHKVTHNSEKMYKCDECDKAFHYSTPLQIHKRIHTDERPYKCDRCSASFRSKANLKYHERLHTGERPITCRECGQGFKDYTSLKRHRQKAHEISSLKCGECSEVCLSLEHLTTHMWQVHDVLYVEESASKCEKCGETFTDKRTYNNHIIMHERRDKAAQVGLRKLADYTHRCGICNMTCQNKTQMLLHIQIHAAVKRFKCRYCSSAFMYRFLLARHVREQHPDDPEWFCQYCDDIFETCRKMTMHSCRTVRGDYSCPHCPFKTEVRHRLFRHIVKTHPEDKMPYYCEFCKNSFEDPNKLRYHQKREHPEKMLVVSLQRESAKTNGGGVGGGGKDKSDSPSIDMSQVEMTIEGDTLVYFIPEDLRNDEVFREKVKFKCFYCEAKFPIKNSMTRHILREHPGEKAYKCLKCNIFLKSSVESKNHHRRYHRFSETGGRDPNRNERAMMKRAQWLQTQLNSTESRIKNLYKFSCRFCQMVYREKRSLVAHYRKRHPDEEWDYFPDKPIRSVAKTGRKKRILVYYDCSFHDDCNAVFDDLSMLRQHLFNAHDIAEEYSDKYVSKRLVIDHLRRGRLPKNAIDRQAQRVQIGKRKLEVRQDSIIPSTDMDTDNEEIVDDPVGVDDGLDSKVDIINSLHESLTPELSVEDSEETSSGLDRKRARSSSSSWCEQKQQIHLDDIGSLHDVKKMLYRCHRCNRSFTSRGEYREHVARARHVDCRTIRYDPPIKQEPVDDDSFSGTDTVDCYESSVDEQRLKYEGDEGKEQQRRTVSHRGRKRLQHTQLRREDTIKLEMESQDEEESIAITSLEMEEQGEALLKVLTIHAPETGCSGFVGVKVEDEGKGKNKGPIDRDTDESCSGKGKSLPAQAALPFNKKDFLCHSENVLDSLSLMNSSRSSQVMSRSFVAVSSEGGSSSDNITTLGEFNTASTVRIKTRKVERTQLEVKKVKEPRNVEENLERRGARAGRRPGRKGKNQEKRGRNSEKNNIESRRSNGVKREREMSDGKVCELCHANFKTRAEASFHMRLDH; encoded by the exons ATGGCCGTACGATGGAGCAGCGAAAATGTTGTCGCCGAACACAGGGATTTACAA gcCACCGCCATGGCACTGGATTGGCGGGGGGATTACACACTTCTGGCTGG GAGACGTAACCTAGCACTCATATCACTGGACAAACCCTTAGAAATTGTCAAGAGGGTCAACAGAACACAACAAAAGTATGATGTTACAGCAGCAGAGTGGAACCCCAAGCAAGCTCTGGGACACACCTTTGTGATAGCT TCAGGTGAAAAAGCTGAGATATGCCAATGGACGGAGGGGAGCTTGAATGGTATGACAACTTTGCGAGCCCACACAAGAACTATAACAGACATCAATTGGCACCGTTTTGATCCTCATCTACTAGTAACTTGCTCCATAGACACCTTTGTCCACATTTGGGATACACGAGAAACACGGAAACCTATTGCCTCACTCTCGGCTATTG ctggGGCATCACAGGTTAAGTGGAATAAGTTGAACCCTCATATCCTTGCCTCTGGCCATGACTGCGATGTGCGCGTATGGGATCACCGAAAGCCAGGTCAGCCCATGCAGTACATTGCCGCGCACCTCTCCAAGATTCAAGGCCTGGACTGGTCTCCCAACCACGAGAACCACCTGGTCACCTCATCCAAT GACTGCACAGTGAAGTTCTTTGATATCCTCAACCCACGCAAGGCTGAGAACTTCATCAACACATTGTCTCCTGTGTGGCGGGCACGATACACA CCCTTTGGTGAGGGGGTAGTGGCAGTGGTGGTGCCCCAGCTACGTCGTGGAGAGAATTCGCTGCGTCTTTGGTCAGTGACCGACATGAGCTCCCCTGTTCACACCTTTGTGGGCCACTCAGATGTTGTGCTAGAGTTCGAGTGGCGGCAGAACCTGAGCAATCCTGGTGATTACCAGCTGGTGACATGGGCACGTGACCACAGCCTCAGGATTTGGAAGATAGACCACCAGTTGCAGAAG CTGTGTGGAcatgagatggaggaagaggttaTGTTAACAGAACGCACAGACAGTGATTATACAAGTGACACTACACCAACACCTG GCCCTGAGCCAAATGAtgttgatggagatggagaaaggagagacttGGTCCTCACTAACAGTGACACACATCAGACTGAAGCTGATAACTCTGCCATTGATG GATGTGAACCTGATAGAAGCATTAACTCAAACAAATTCAACCTGAATGGTACAAATAAGAATACACAAGAAGCAGCCAGGGGAACTCCTCAGAAATCTGAAATTGTGCTGGCAGAGACTGTTTCTCCTGAGGCATCACAGACTCTGGTATCAGTGGCCACCCCTTCACCCTCACATCAGGTCTCCAACTTTACGAGTA CCCTCCCTGCAGCAAACAAAGCAAGCACGTCTGTAGTAGGTTTGTCTTCGACACTCCCTGCCGGCAGCAGCTTGACAGTAGGACAGCCCATGACATTGCAACAGGAGTTCTCACTACTGAACACTTCACTGGACAACAACCAAGTCAATTCTGTAGAAGTTGTG AATGAAGTGGAGGAGGCGGAAAGCAGAGAGATCAAAATCAgtcaagaaggaagagaaattgatgggttggataaagaagaggagatctCGAGTGGAAGAGACTGCAGTGGATTGGTTGAAGAGCCATGTCACCTTTCTGGAGACTATGTAATCTTGAAGAAAGAGGATAGTGAATTGGTGGAGTGTGgcagggaagaagaggtagacaGCATAATGAGAGGAGCTGAAAGAATGACTCAGGATCCTGGGGGATTGGTGGAAGGAGACAACTTAAAGGGTGCTAATCTGGTGGAACAGGTATCAtatgtgaaggaaggggaaactaGTGTTAATGATGCAACTTCTGGACAGAATTGCATTGATTTAGAGAACTCGAGTGCCCTAGTCCACACAGTAGTTGACTTTGTGAAAGAActggatagtgatgatgatgaacgcCAGTTCACTGCATGTGACTTGAACTCCCTAACTGCTGAAGAGAACAAACAAAGTGAACATGAAGAGATGGAAGATGCAGAGAACAGGGAGAGTCTCTTTGAATTCAGGAGTGTTGAGGTCATGCATGAAGGTCAGGAAGTGAGTGCTGCTAGTGATGGAGACCTGAAGTCACTCACCGTGAGTTACTTGCTTGAActagagaatgggaagagagaaccATTGGTTGCCAGTAACAGAGGCTATCCCAACAACCACATTATTAAGATCAAGTCTTACACAGATGATTTAGGGGAAGCCACAGATAAGGAAAGCCATAAGTACTCAATGGGGGAGGAACCTGCCCTTCGGATTAGATTTagcagtgagagtgagatgaCAACTTTAGAGCATGTTGTGAAACAGAGTGAAAGAATGAGGGTATCCCCACAAAATTTGGAGGGATGGTTGGTAGACAATTCAGATATGATCAGCCTGGTGCCAATTACTGAAGCTGCTAGTCTTAAAGAGGTggatatggggaaggaggaggcagtaaTACACATTGTTGAATGTGAAGGGGGGCTTGAGGCAAATGAGATTCCTGCCCCCTCCACCCTGCTCACTGGTGAAGATGTGGCTTCCACTGGAGCCTCTACTCTGGGTGAGGCAGAAGTTGTTTCAGAGCAGGTGATGGACACATCACCCCTGATGCTGTCCCTACCACTGGTTACTGCACAAACCACAATGAGTGCAGCTGTTATGGAAGGATCCATTCTCATTAAAGGGTCTAAAAATGAGTCACTGCAAGTCTCTGCGAAACTTGTGTATTTGCCTGACTGCGAAGAGAATAATCTGGGGCCACCTGAGGAGGCATGTGCATCCCTTGCACCTCAACTCCTTGAAGGGGGTGTGCTGGTCCTTGGGGACAATATAATCATGCTGAGTAACCAACTCTACCTCACACATGTTGAGCTGGTGGCAGCTGAGGGTGATACTCATACACAGATATCTATTAGTCTCCCTACAGATCCTGTGGAGAATTATCATGAAAAGAAGGTCAACTTCGTGCTTATTAGTTTAGGGTCAGAGCAAAACCTAGTAATGGCTTCAGCTCCCTGCACCCCACAGAAGCTGGTGAGACTTCTCCAGGATGATAGGATCTCTGTACGCAATGCACCTCACAGTGATGAACCAGGGATCTTTCAGTGTGACAAATGTGATAAGTCATACAAAGTTCGCTCTTCTTTAAATAGCCACAAAGTCACACACAATTCAGAGAAAATGTACAAATGTGATGAGTGTGATAAAGCTTTCCATTACAGTACACCACTACAGATCCATAAGCGCATCCATACAGATGAGCGGCCATATAAATGTGACAGGTGCTCTGCTTCTTTCCGATCCAAAGCTAACCTGAAGTACCATGAACGGCTACACACAGGAGAACGTCCTATCACATGTCGAGAGTGTGGGCAAGGCTTCAAGGACTATACATCCctgaagagacacagacagaaggcTCATGAGATATCCAGTCTTAAGTGTGGTGAGTGTAGTGAGGTGTGTCTGTCTTTGGAGCATTTGACAACACACATGTGGCAGGTGCATGATGTACTGTATGTAGAGGAGAGTGCTAGCAAATGTGAGAAATGTGGTGAGACATTCACAGACAAGAGGACTTATAACAAccacattataatgcatgagcGGAGAGATAAGGCAGCCCAAGTGGGGCTCCGCAAACTTGCAGATTACACTCACCGATGTGGTATCTGCAACATGACATGCCAAAATAAAACACAGATGCTCTTGCACATACAAATTCATGCAGCTGTAAAGAGATTTAAGTGTCGATACTGCAGTAGTGCATTTATGTATCGTTTTCTTCTGGCACGCCATGTGCGAGAACAACATCCAGATGACCCAGAGTGGTTCTGCCAGTACTGTGATGATATCTTTGAAACGTGCAGAAAGATGACCATGCATAGTTGCCGTACAGTACGAGGGGATTACAGCTGTCCACACTGCCCCTTCAAGACTGAAGTGCGACACAGACTGTTCAGACACATAGTGAAAACCCATCCAGAAGACAAGATGCCATACTATTGTGAGTTCTGCAAAAACAGCTTTGAAGACCCCAACAAGTTGCGCTATCACCAGAAACGTGAACATCCTGAGAAGATGCTTGTGGTTTCATTGCAACGTGAGTCAGCCAAAACTAATGGTGGaggagttgggggtggggggaaagataAGAGTGATTCTCCAAGCATTGATATGTCACAAGTGGAGATGACCATTGAGGGTGATACGCTGGTATATTTTATTCCTGAAGACCTGCGAAATGATGAGGTTTTTAGGGAGAAAGTTAAGTTTAAATGTTTTTACTGTGAAGCTAAGTTCCCGATCAAGAACTCTATGACAAGGCACATCCTTCGTGAGCACCCAGGGGAGAAGGCGTACAAATGCCTTAAATGCAACATCTTCCTGAAGTCGAGTGTGGAATCAAAGAACCACCACCGCCGTTATCACAGATTCTCAGAGACAGGAGGCAGGGATCCCAACCGCAATGAGAGGGCAATGATGAAAAGGGCACAGTGGCTGCAGACCCAGTTAAACAGCACGGAGAGTCGCATAAAGAACCTCTACAAATTCAGCTGCCGTTTCTGTCAGATGGTATACAGAGAGAAGAGGTCCCTGGTGGCACATTACCGCAAAAGGCATCCGGATGAAGAATGGGACTACTTCCCGGACAAGCCCATCCGTTCTGTGGCCAAAACAGGCCGCAAGAAGAGGATCCTTGTCTATTATGACTGCAGTTTTCATGATGACTGTAATGCTGTGTTTGATGACCTGTCAATGCTGCGCCAACATCTTTTCAATGCCCATGATATTGCAGAGGAATACAGTGATAAGTATGTGTCTAAACGTCTAGTTATTGACCACTTACGGAGGGGGAGACTACCCAAGAATGCTATAGACCGGCAGGCCCAAAGAGTTCAAATTGGTAAGAGAAAATTGGAGGTAAGGCAAGATTCTATCATACCTTCCACAGATATGGACACAGATAATGAAGAAATTGTTGATGATCCAGTGGGCGTAGATGATGGTCTAGATTCAAAAGTTGATATTATAAATTCTTTACATGAATCCTTAACCCCTGAATTGAGTGTGGAGGACAGTGAGGAAACCTCATCAGggctagatagaaagagagcaaggtCTTCCTCTTCCAGCTGGTGTGAGCAGAAGCAACAAATTCATTTAGATGATATAGGGTCGCTCCATGATGTCAAAAAGATGTTATATCGTTGCCACCGATGCAACAGATCATTTACCAGTAGAGGGGAGTATCGGGAACATGTTGCTCGGGCTCGCCATGTGGATTGTCGTACTATCAGATATGATCCTCCCATCAAACAGGAGCCAGTAGATGATGACAGCTTTAGTGGAACAGATACTGTTGACTGTTATGAGTCCTCAGTGGATGAGCAACGTCTTAAATATGAAGGGGATGAAGGTAAAGAACAGCAGAGAAGAACAGTATCACACAGAGGTAGAAAGAGATTACAGCATACTCAATTAAGAAGGGAGGACACAATAAAACTGGAGATGGAGTCACAGGATGAAGAGGAAAGCATAGCCATTACCAGTCTTGAGATGGAGGAACAGGGGGAGGCACTTCTCAAGGTCCTCACCATCCATGCCCCAGAGACAGGATGTTCTGGTTTTGTTGGTGTCAAagtggaagatgaaggaaaaggcaAGAACAAAGGTCCAATAGATAGAGATACTGATGAATCTTGTTCAGGCAAAGGAAAGAGCTTGCCTGCACAAGCAGCTTTGCCATTTAACAAGAAAGACTTCCTATGCCATAGTGAAAATGTATTAGATTCTCTGTCACTGATGAATAGCAGTAGGTCAAGCCAGGTAATGAGTAGGTCTTTTGTAGCAGTATCATCTGAAGGTGGAAGTTCTTCTGACAATATCACGACACTGGGAGAGTTCAATACAGCTAGTACCGTTAGAATCAAAACAAGGAAAGTAGAAAGAACACAGTTGGAAGTGAAAAAAGTTAAAGAACCAAGAAATGTGGAAGAAAAtttggagagaagaggagcaagggCAGGGAGGAGaccagggagaaaaggaaagaatcagGAGAAGAGGGGTAGAAATAGTGAGAAGAATAATATTGAAAGCAGAAGAAGCAatggggtaaagagagaaagagagatgtctGATGGGAAAGTATGTGAATTGTGTCATGCTAATTTCAAGACAAGAGCAGAAGCCTCCTTCCACATGAGGTTAGACCATTAA